AGGCCGACCCAGAGCGAGCTCGGCGAGGTAGACCCCGCGGCACACTTCGAGTTTAAGAAGGGCCGATACATCGTGTACGAGCTGGACGACAGGTCTACATGTCTCGTGGAGATGGATGAAGAGCCCCCGCATCCGATGAACGAGGAGGCCGTGGACATAGCGTTAACCGTGGCTTTGATGCTGAACTCCGACCCTGTGGACGAGATACACGTCATGCGTAAGATCGTGATAGACGGCTCCAACACCGCGGGCTTCCAGAGGACCGCCCTGATAGCTACGGGCGGCTACGTCGACGTCGAGGGTAAGAGGATCCCTATCCAAACCATATGCCTAGAGGAGGACGCGGCTAGGCTCGTTAAGCAAC
The genomic region above belongs to Candidatus Bathyarchaeota archaeon and contains:
- a CDS encoding Glu-tRNA(Gln) amidotransferase GatDE subunit E (allows the formation of correctly charged Gln-tRNA(Gln) through the transamidation of misacylated Glu-tRNA(Gln) in organisms which lack glutaminyl-tRNA synthetase; forms a heterotetramer of GatD2E2), with the protein product MVGLKVRVGLELHQQLATRFKLFCRCPSELGAEEPEHSFIRRLRPTQSELGEVDPAAHFEFKKGRYIVYELDDRSTCLVEMDEEPPHPMNEEAVDIALTVALMLNSDPVDEIHVMRKIVIDGSNTAGFQRTALIATGGYVDVEGKRIPIQTICLEEDAARLVKQQGKAVYYRLDRLGIPLIEIATAPVIESPEEALKVAYAIGRIL